The following proteins are co-located in the Cyprinus carpio isolate SPL01 chromosome B19, ASM1834038v1, whole genome shotgun sequence genome:
- the LOC109102629 gene encoding E3 ubiquitin-protein ligase znrf2-like has translation MGPKQSSPSVGVRIRSYSGSDLSNSDGRAAVLRYYAGGSTGQIGEPVQYSSQRPGPFIQSAVIPTGGRRDEPDGQRTLLIGSLPAQLSPHLLGVGFDCPVCSKFVCSDEIDDHMLMCFSKPRLNYNDDVLSRDSGECSICLDDMVQGDTIARLPCLCVYHKGCIDEWFEVNRSCPEHPTDSH, from the exons ATGGGTCCGAAGCAGAGCAGTCCATCCGTGGGGGTTCGGATCCGATCTTACTCCGGTTCCGATCTGTCTAACTCTGACGGGCGAGCTGCGGTTCTGCGCTATTACGCGGGCGGCTCGACGGGACAGATCGGTGAACCGGTCCAGTATTCATCGCAGAGACCCGGTCCGTTCATCCAGAGCGCCGTTATCCCGACCGGCGGCCGCAGAGACGAGCCAGACGGGCAGAGAACGCTGCTGATCGGGTCACTACCTGCGCAACTCAGCCCTCACCTGCTGGGCG TTGGATTTGATTGTCCCGTCTGCTCAAAGTTTGTCTGTTCAGATGAAATAGATGATCATATGCTCATGTGTTTCTCCAAACCCAGACTCAATTATAACG aTGATGTTTTGTCCCGGGACTCTGGCGAGTGTTCGATATGTCTGGATGACATGGTTCAGGGGGACACCATCGCTCGACTGCCCTGTCTCTGTGTCTACCACAAAGG GTGTATTGATGAATGGTTTGAGGTCAACAGGTCGTGTCCAGAACATCCCACAGATTCACATTAA